Within Gaiella occulta, the genomic segment CTCCCACTCGATCGAGAGCGGCCCGGAGTAGCCGATCCGGTTCAACGCGCGGAAGAGCGCCTCGACGTCGACGTCGCCGTGGCCGGGCGAGACGAAGTCCCAGCCGCGCTGCGGCTCGCCGAAGTCGAGGTGCCCGCCGAGGATCGAGCTGCGCCCGTCGAGGGAGCGGCGCGAGTCCTTCACGTGCACGTGGTAGATCCGGTCGGCGAACTCGATCGCGAACGCGGCCGTGTCGAGGAACTGGTGCGCGAAGTGGCTCGGGTCGAGGTTGATCCCGAACCCGGGCCGGCGGCCGATCGCCTCGAGCGCCTTGCGCGTCGTCACGAAGTCGTAGGCGATCTCCGTCGGGTGCACCTCGAGGCCGAAGCGCACGCCCTCCTCGTCGAACACGTCGATGATCGGCCCCCAGCGCTCCGCGAACTCCTCGTAGCCGCGCGCGATCGCCTCGAAGTCGTTCGGCGGGAACGAGTAGAGCATGTGCCAGACGGGCGAGCCGGTGAAGCCGTTGACGACGGTGACTCCGAGGGCGGCCGCGGCGCGCGCCGTGTCCTTCATCCGCTCCGCAGCCCGGGCGCGGACACCCTCCGGGTCGCCGTCGCCCCACACCTCGGGCGGCAGGATCGCCTGGTGGCGCGCGTCGATCGGGTCGGCGACGGCCTGGCCGACGAGATGAGCGCCGATCGCCCAGCAGCCGAGCCCGTGCCGCTCGAGCAACGCGCCGCGCGCCTTGACGTAGCCGGGATCGGCGAGCGGCCTGTCGACCTCGAAGTGGTCGCCCCAGCAGGCGAGCTCGACGCCGTCGAAGCCCCAGGCGGAGAGCTTCGCGGCGAGGTCGGCGATCGGCAGGTCGGCCCACTGGCCGGTGAAGAGGGTTACGGGTCGTGCCATCTCGGCTCCCCTGGGCGTGGCATCGGATGCAGGTGCGCTACCGCTCGGCATGCTCGCACAGTTGCGGCGCCGCGACGTGCGCCAGGGTCCGAGCGGGGCCGGCGGCGCCGGCGGCTGCCGTCCCGTCGCGGCCGCGCAGCCGCGCGAGCGGGAAGTCGACGGTGGAGGCGTCGAGGACACGACGCACACGGCGCAGTCCTGCAGGTCACGGCGCTCCGTTCCCGGCTCGACAGTCCGAATGCACGATCATGCATATCAGCTCTGCGTCGAACGGTCGGCGACTGAAGATGCGCGATCGTACATTCGCGCTTGCATACTACGACCACGACGCCGATAATGCATGATCATGCATCCCACTCCCGCGGAGACCGCTCGATCGATCGGCTCGCGCGTCCGTGTGGCGCGAGCGCGGGCGGGCCTGCGCCAGGACGAGCTGGCGCTCGCGGCCGGCGTCAGCACGAGGCTCGTGCACACGATCGAAGCGGGCAAGGCGACGACGCGCCTGGACGGTCTGCTGCGCGTTCTCGGCGCACTCGGCCTCGCACTCGACGTCGTCGACCGGACGCCGAGCGGAAGGGGCTAGGCCATGCCTGCCGCTCCGGCGAGCCGTCTCGATGTGTGGCTGCGCGGCGAGCTCGTCGGCCGGCTCGATCGGATCGGGCCCGAGCGCTACCGCTTCTCGTACACGCCGGAGACCGTCGAACGCCACGGCGAGGGGGCGCTCCTCCTCTCGGCGTCCCTGCCCGTGAGGGCCGAGCGCTACCCGAGCGCCGCGACGAAGCCGTTCTTCGAGGGATTGCTGCCGGAGGGGTCGGCGCGCGGGACGATCGCACGCGGCTTCGGGCTCAGCGAGGCGAACGGCTTCGGTCTGCTGGAGCGGCTCGGCGCCGATTGCGCGGGCGCGGTCGCGGTCGTCCCGGAGGGTGAGGTGCCGGCGGGCGGCGACCAGGGTGTCGAGTGGCTCGACGAGGACGCGCTGGCGCGCCGGATCCGGGAGCTGCCGCGGAGCCCGCTCGGCGTCGACGCCGCCGAGGGGCGGGTGCGGTTGAGCCTGGCGGGCGTGCAGGAGAAGCTCGTCGTCGTGCGGGGCGCCGATGGTCGCATCGGCGAGCCGACCGGCGGCGCCCCGTCGACGCACATCCTCAAGCCGGGCGACGAGCGCTACGCGGGGCTGGTCGAGAACGAGGCCTTCTGCCTGAGAGTCGTCGCCGAGGCGGGCCTGCGCGCAGCCTCCGCCGAGGTGATCCGTGTCGAGGCGCTGCCGCGCCTGCTCGTGGAGCGCTTCGACCGGGCGGTCGTTGACGATCGTGTCGAGCGGATACATCAGGAGGACGTCTGCCAGGCGCTCGGGGTGCTTCCGGCGGCGAAGTACGAACAGGAGGGCGGCCCGTCGCTCGCCGCCGTCGTCGACCTGTTGCGCCGCCTCGGCGCTGCCGGCCTGGCCCGCGATCTCAACGACCTGGTGCTGCTGACGGTCGCGAACGTGCTACTCGGGAACGCGGACGCGCACGGCAAGAACGTCGCCCTCTTGCTCGAGCCGGGGCATGCGGCGCGGCTGGCGCCGGCGTACGACATCGTCGCGACGAACGTCTATCCGGGCCTGAGCCGCAAGCTCGCGATGGCGATCGGGGGCGCCCGCGACCCCGACGCCGTCGACGCCGGCGCCTGGCGGCGCCTGGCGCGCGAGGCGGGCCTCGGAGGCGGCATCGTGGGGATCGTGCGCGAGCACGCGCAGCGGGTGGTGGACGCCGCGCGCACGGCCCGCGGGGTCGCGCGGGACGAAGGCTGGCATCACGCGGTGATCGACGACATCGTCCGGGTTGCCGAGCAGCGCGCGCTGCGCCTCGGCCACGGTCAGGCCTTCCCCATCCCGCGCTTCCGCAAGAGCCGGAATGGGACGCGATGAGCGAGACTCGCAGGAACCGGCAGGAGGATCGATCGACGGCGCTCACCGCGACTTCGCGCTTCTCTCGCGGACGATCGCGCCCCGGCTCGAAGCGGTGCGGATCGGAACGATGCCCGAACGGGTCGCAGCGGACCTTCCGATCACACGCCCGTGGTAGCCCGCCTCGGCCGTCGGAAATCGAGGCTGACCCCGATTCTGCCTGCGCTATCCGCGACGCGCGGCCGAAGGTTCGCGAGGCCGAGAACCGCGTTCAGCCGCGGCCACTCCGGCCATCTTGCGCTTTCGCCCGACTCAGGGCACCCTGATGAGGCGGAGGAGGAGCGGGGGCATCTACCGTAGCGAAGTAATCGCAACGATGGGAGCGCCGGCCGACATCGACGTGAACGTGCGCCGGATCCCGGCGGCCGTCGCTGGAAGAGGACGATGATGAAGAAGAGGAAGATCTTCCGGACGCCTGAGGAGCGGGCCGCCTGGGTGGCGCGGGGCGAGGAGCTCCAGCGCGAGTTGCAGTACTGGATCGAGCGCGGCAAGGCCGAGCTCGCAGCCCGGCAGGAGCCGGCTTCGTCCCCGTAGTGCGGCCGGGCTCGGCTCTTCCACGCCCCGCGCCCCGCGCCTCGCGCGGCGCGCAACGGTCGCCGGGTTGCAGTCCGTCCCGGCGGCGGCTGGCCTTCGCGGTCACGGACGCGACGGCGGACGGTGGTCGCGCAGGGCGGATCGGTCTCGCCGGTCAAACGCTCACGCCCTGAGCACCCGCCCGAGGAAAGGCTACGTTCTCCGCATGACGGCCCAGGCGTCGCTCCCGTCGCTCGTCGACCCGGGTCGGCTCACGCTCGGCTGCGTCGATCTCGACGCCCCGCCGCTGTTCTCCCGCGCGGATGCCCGTGGACGCAGGGACGGCTACGAGCCGGCCGCGGCCGCCGCCGTCGCCGCGCGGCTGGGCCTCGAGGTCGCGTGGAGCTTCCTCGCGTGGAGCGACTTCTACCCGGCGCTCGAGAACGGCCGCGTCGACGCGATCTGGTGCGGCCAGGGGATGAGCGACGAGCGCCGCGCCCGCGCCGACTTCACACGGCCCTACGCGGTCTTCGACGAGTCGGTCGTCGTCCGGGCGGACGACCCGGCCTCGACGCCGGCTGACCTCCGCGGCAGGCGCATCGGCGCCATCGCCGGCAGCACCAACATGCGCCTCGCGGAGACGTTCCCCGACGTCGAGCTCGTCTCGTTCGCCGGCACGGCCGACGTCTTCGCAGACATGATCCGCGCGCTGCGCGCCGGCGAGGTCGACGGCTTCGTCGACGACGACGTCGTGATGGTGCCGCTCGACGCCGAGCCGGACATGCGCCTCGCCTTCACGCTGCCGACACGGAACCGCTGGGGCGTGGCGGTGAGGAAGGGCGACGATCCGCTGCGAGAGGCACTCGACGAGGCGCTCGCCGGGGCGATCGACGACGGCGCGCTCGAGGCGGCCTGGTCGCGCTGGATGCCGTGGCTCGCGTTTCCGCTGCCGGCGGCCTGACGCGGCGGCGCGAGGCACGCCTCGAGGACAGTCCGTAGGATTGACCCGTGCGCGTGCTCGCGGTCGAAGCAGTCATCGTCCCCTACTCGTCTTTGACGCCTGCGCCCACGACCAGGGTGAGCAGGACGATCGCGATCCGCGACGACCAGACGCTCGAGCAGTTGCACGAGGCGTTGCGGCTCGCCTTCGGCTGGTTCGACCCGCACCTCTACTCGTTCTGGGTCGGCGGCAACTTCTGGGACCGGAACGTCCCCCACTACACGGCGCCGTTCGAGATCGAGGAGATGGGCAAGGACGCGCTCAGCGCACGCACACCGATCCGCGAGGTCGGCCTGAAGAAGGGGTCGACGTTGGCGTACGTGTTCGACTTCGGCGACGAGTGGCGGCTCGCGCTGAAGGTAGTCGACACCTGGCCGGCGACAGCCGCGGCGTACCCGATGCTCGTCGACGCGGAGGGGATCCCACCGCCGCAGTACCCCGACCTCGACGAGGACGACTGACGACCACACGAAGCCGGCGCAAGCTGAGGGCGGGGTCAGGTCTTCTTCGTTCCACCCGCGGCCGGCGCCGCCGAGCTCCGCCCCCCGTCGCCGCCGGCGTGGACACGCCGGTGGACGGTCGTGACCGAGCAGCCGATGTGGGTCGCAATCTCGCGCAAGCTGTAGCCGTGCTCGATGTGCGCGATCACGATCCCCTCGCTGTCGTCCGCCGCGCCCACAAGATCGTCGAGTGTCGGTCGCGGCGGTCGCAGCATCGCCCGGGTGAACTCGGGATCCCGCGGCACGCACGCGAGACGCCCGGCGACGAAGACATCGTCGCCGACAACGAGCGGATGGCGCGAAGGCGGAGGCTCCTCGAGCGTCTCGACCATCACCCGGTAGCAGCGCAACGCCTCCGCTCGATCGTCGGCGAAGCAGGCAAGCAGTTCGTCGACGGCAACGATCCCCGCCGCCGCGCTGCCAACCGTGGCGTGGTGGCTCGTCCAACGCCACTGCTGCGGCCGGCTACTGAGCCGAGCGCGGATCGGATTCCTGACCACGTACCGCACCGTGCGCCGCAAATGCGCGTCCGTCTGTACCGACACCGCCTTGTAGCGACCCTGGAACAGATGCCCCACCCGCCGATGACGACGGTTGAACCACTGCGCATACACCCCGTTCAGCTGCCGCATCCCCCGCGCCAGCGTCGGCTCCAACGTCATCACGAGCAGATGGAAGTGATTCCCCATCAGGCAGTACGCAAGCACCCGCCAGCGATACCGGACAGCCACCTCCCCCAGGATCTCGAGGAACCGCTCCCGATCGCGATCATCCCGAAACACCAGCGCGCGCTCGTTCCCGCGCACAACGACATGGAAGACACCACCAGCCAGTTCGATCCTCGGAGGACGCACCACCACCCGAACCTAGCGCCTAAACAGACAACAATCTACGGATGGGGACGGATCGTCACGAACCCGGCACACAGACGCAACGGGAACAGGCGAGTGGAACGAAGAAGACCTGACCCCGGACTTTCTCGCGGCTTCGCTCGCGACGCCGACGGCGTTCCTCGACCCGGCAGGGCGGCCGCCGTCCCCCGCCGCCCGTAGAATCGCCCGCGTGAGCGAGACGCGCGAGATCACCGTCCTCCTTGCGGACGACCACGAGGTCGTGCGCGAGGGGCTGCGGCTCGCGCTGCTGCGCTCGCCGCACATCCGCGTCGTCGGCGAGGCCCCCGACGGGGAGACGGCGGTCACGCTCGCGGAGCGGCGGCGGCCCGACGTCGTGATCATGGATCTGCGCATGCCCGAGATGGACGGCATCGAGGCGACGGAGGAGATCGTGCGCCGCGTCCCCGACGCGAAGGTGCTGATCTTCACCGCCTACTCGGAACGGGCGCTCTTGCAGCGCGGCCTCGAATCCGGGGCGCGCGGGTACATCCTCAAGGAGGCCTCGCACGAGACGCTGCTGCGCGCGATCGAGAAGGTGGCGGCGGGCGAGACGTTTGTCGACCCGGCGCTGATGTCGTCGCTCACCGTGGGCAAGGACGGCAGCGATGTGCTCACGCATCGGGAGCGCGAGATCCTGCAGCTCCTCGCCGAGGGCATGTCGAACGCCGACGTCGCCACGCAGCTGTTCATCTCCCCGGAGACGGTGAAGAGCCACGTCCGCCACATCCTCACGAAGCTCGAAGCCGAAACCCGCACGCAGGCGGTGGCGATCGCGCTCCGTGAGGCGATGATCGATTGAGCGACGACGGCGCGGCGGAGCGGCTGCGGGCCGAGCGCGACGAGCGCAGGCGGCTCGGCGAGCTGATCCACGACGGGCCCGTGCAGCAGCTCGCCGCGCTCGCGCAGATGCTCGACGCCGCCCGGCAGGCGCTCGCCGCCGGAGACGGCGAGGCGGCCGACCGCATCGCCGCGCGCGCGCTCGAGGTGTCGCGCGAGGCGAGCGTCGACCTGCGGGAGATCGTCTCGAGCATCGAGCCGGAGGCGCTGCGGCGCGAAGGGTTCGCCGCCGCCGTCGGCGAGCTGACGGCGCGGCTGGCGGCGCGGCGCGGCATCGCGATCGAGCTCGACGTGCAGGCCGGCGACCGGCTCGGCGAAGGAGCGCGGTCGGCGCTCTACCAGATCGTCCGCGAGGCGCTCGACCAGGCGCTGCGGCGCGGGCCGCCGACGCGGGTGTCGGTGTCGGTGACGGAGACGCCCGCCGGGGTCGAGCTGCGCGTCGGCGACGACGGCGCCCAGGAGCGCCGGCAGGCGGTGCTCGACGGCCTCGCAGCCCGCGCCGCCGAGCTCAACGGCGCGTTCTCTTCGTCGACGACCGAGACGGGCACGTGGATCGCCGTGCGGCTACCGCCCACGGCGGCCCGGCGCTGACGCGGCGCCCGCCCCGGCCCTACTCGGGCGGCTCGTTGTGGACGTCGTGCTCGGTGGCGTACTGCTCGACGAGCGCGTTGATCACCGCGGCGCCCTCGGGGAACGCGTAGTTGATCTTCACGAAGGGCTGCCACTTGTCCGGAAGCGCGTCCTCCGGGAAGATCGCCTCGACCGGGCACTCGGGCTCGCAGGCCCCGCAGTCGATGCACTCCTCCGGGTCGATCACGAGCATCCGGTCGAACTCGTGGATGCAGTCGACCGGGCAGACGTCGATGCAGGACTTGTCCTTGATGTCGATGCAGGGCTCGGAAATGATGTAGGTCATCGTCCCGGCAACTCTACCCGGACGGCTCGGGTGCGCTTCGAGGGAACCGTTGCGAGCGCCGACCCGCGCCGCTCAACGGGCTATCAGCTCGAGCACGAGCTCGGGAGCGCGCTCGACGAGAGCCGACTTGACGATCACCTGGTCGAAGCCGGCGGCGTGCCCGGCACGAAGCCCGGCCGTGTCGGTGTGGTTCGTGTAGCCGAGGATGGGCACGTCCGGCCACGACTCCGCGACATCGAGCGGGTCGACGCGCGCGATGTCGCAGATGACCAGGTCGGGCGGATCGGCCGAGTCCTTCGTGACGAGACGATGGGCGGGCAACAGGCCCTCCAGCTTCCCGCGGAAGAACAGATCGACCCCCACCAGAAGGATCGTCGCCACCCGGATGACGCTAGCAGCAGACGAGGACGGCTCAGCGGCGGGGCCGTTCAGAAGACCGGCTCGAGGCCGAACCGCTCGAGGAAGCGGTTGAGGTAGACACGGAGGACGTAGAAGCGCCCGAAGAACAGCAGCAGCCCGAGCGCGACCATGATCGCGCCGCTCACGAGCTGGATCGCGACGTAGTGGCTGCGAATCCAGCGGAAGGCGCCCATCGTCCGCGTGAACAGGGCGCCCGCGAGCACGAACGGGATCGCCACCCCGAGCGAGTAGACGGCGAGCAGCAGGGCGCCCTGCGCCGCGGTGTCGGACGAGCCTGCGAGGACGAGGATCGCCGCGAGCACCGGGCCGATGCACGGCGCGGCGCAGACGGCGAAGGCGCCGCCGAGGGCAAGCCGCGAGCCCCGGCTGCGCGCCCCCTGCACGAGCCCCGCCCCGACGAGCCGCTCGGGCCACGGCAGCAGCCCCATGAAGGCGAGACCGAACACGACGAGCACGAACCCGGCGACGCGCTCGAGCAGGAACTGGTCGCGGAAGAGGCCGGCACCGACGAGCTGGGCGCCGACGCCGAGGGCGACGAAGACGGCGGTGAAGCCGAGCACGAACGGAATGCTCGCCAGCACGACGCGCCTGGCCGAGCCGCGCTCGCCCAGCCGGTCGGCCTCGACCGCGGAGACGGCGGAGAGGTAGCCGGGCACGAGCGGGAGCACGCACGGGGCGAGGAACGACACGAAGCCGGCGAGCAGCGCGACCGGGAGCTCCGTCAGGCCCACGCGAGCGTCACCCGTCGAAGCGCGCGAGCTCTTCGTCGAGGCGGCGCTCGAGCTCCGAGTCGAGGGGCGGGCCGCCGCCCGGGTCGTCGTCTCCTTCGCGCCGCCTGCTCCAGCCCCAGGCGAGCACGCCGACCGTGACCGCCCCGACGGCGACGCCGCCGATCGGGAGCAGCCAGGCGAGCAGGTCGAACCCCCGCTTCGGCGGCTCGGCGAGCACGCCGGGACCGAACTGGTCGACGAGCTGCGCCTTGATCTCCGCGGCGCTGTCGCCGGCGGCGATGCGCGCGCGGATGAAGGCCTTCATGCGGGTGGCGATCGGCGCCGTCGACTGGTCGAGGGTCGTCCTGCACGTCGGGCACACGATCTCGCCCTCGAGGTCGGCCTGGCTCGGACGCCCGCCTGCGAGCGCCGGCGCGGCGAGCACGGCCGCCAGGGCGAGGAGGAGTGCGACGCGGCCGATCATCTCGCCGTGCCGAGGGCGAGCGCGACGCCCTGCGCGAAGGCGTCCTTGTTGCGATCGGTGTCGATGCCGCCCTGGATGCGCTCGCCGACGAGCCGTCCCTGCCGGTCGACGAAGAACGTCTCCGGGAACCCCGTCACCCCCCACGCGCCGAGCGTCGAACCCGAGCCGTCGTAGACGACGGGATAGGTGACGCCGTAGCGCTTCATGAACCGGCGAGCGTCCTGGCGGAAGTCCTGCGCGTCGACGCCGACGATGACGAGACCCTGGTCGCGGTAGCGCACGTACGTCGCCTGCAGCGCCGGCGCCTCGTCCTTGCACGGGATGCACCAGGAGGCCCAGAAGTTCACGACCACCGCCTTGCCGCGCAGCGCCGGGAGCGACAACGTGCCTCCGGCGGCGTCGATCCGCGGCAGCGCGAACGGCGGGGCGACAGGGTTGTCCCCGCGGGCAAGCTGCCCGGCCGCACCGTCGCCGCTCCCGAACGCCACCTTCCAGACGAGCAGCGCGAGCAGCGCAACGACGGCGGCGAGCGCCGCGGCCTGCCCGGCCATGCGGGCGCGGCCGCTCATGCGGCGACGACGATCACCGGCGTGCCGATGCTCACCCGGGAGAAGAGCCACTCGGCCTGCGGGATCAGCATGCGGATGCACCCGTGCGAGGCCGAGTACCCGACGGAGGCGGCGTCGGGCGTGCCGTGGATGCCGACGTACGGGGCAGACAGGCCCATCCAGCGTGTGCCGAGCGGGTTGCCGGGCCCGGGCGGGATCGGCTTCGCGTCCTTCGCCCAGTCCGATCCGACCGGCGGATACCACCATGGGTAACGCTGCTTGTCGATGACCTCGAAGCGGCCGAGCGGCGTCGGGTACTGCGCGAGCCCGGTCGCGACCTTGAAGGCGCGAATCAGCTTCGAGCGGCGCGCGACCTCGTAGAAGAAGAGCCGGTTGGAGCCGCGCCGGATCACGATCGCCCGGCCGAGGTCGTCGCTCGAGACGGCGGGGGCGATCTGCTCGAACGGCAGCGTCAGCGGGTCGCGCGCGTGCGTCTTCAGCGCCTTGACGATCTCCCGCGCCGCGATCAGCTCCTTGAGGCGCCGGCCGGGAACGTCCTTCGTCGCGAACGGAACGAGGTTGCGCAGCTTCAGCTCCGCATCGACGGGGTCGCGGCGGAACCGCGCGCCGAGCCGGGCGACGAACCGCTCCACGCGTGCGCGGTCGACGTCGACCTGAAGCGGCACGACGAAGCCGGGCCGCTTCACGCGCGCGGCGAGCGCGAGGGCCTCGTCCAGGCGCGCGGAGGCGCCGAGCCGTTGCGGCGCGATCGTGATGCGGGCCCCCGGGCCCGCGACGAGCGTGAGCGGGCGGGCGAACCGCTGCCGCAGGATCGCGCGTGCCTGCGCGGGCGCGAGGCCGCCGACGAGCGCTCCGCCCACGGTGACCCCGGCGGCGATCGTCTTCGGCTGGGCGACCGGCGGCGGCGCGGTGGTGGTCGCGCCGGTCGACGGGGCCGTCGTGACGGTGTCGGTCGTCGTGCCGCCGGTCGTCCCCTCGTCGGCCCCCGCGGCGGGCACGAGCGCGAGCAGCGCTGCGCACAGGAACCCCGCCGCCCCACTGGTCGAGAAGACGGCGATCTTCAGCCCGCGGGTCACGATCCGAGTGTAGCCGCGAAGATCCGCGGGTCGTTGCTGATCACCCCGTCGACGCCCGCGGCGACGACGCGGAGCAGATCGGCCGGCTCGTCCACCGTCCACGCGAGCACCGGCAGCCCCGCGGCATGGGCGCGCGTGACCGCCGCAGGGGTCACGAGCCGGTGCTGGAGCATCACTGCCGCCGCGCCCGCACGCCGCGCGAGCCGCTCGATGCGCAACGGCACGAACGCGCGCATGGTGGTCAGCCCGAGCGACACGACCGGCCACAGGTAGGGCCGATGCGAGATCGACATGCGATCGTCGGGGTACGTGATCCCGACGCGGACGCCGGCTGCGCGGCGCGCGACGGCGGCGAGGCTGGGCACGTGGACGCCGCTCACGACGGTACGCGACGCGAGCCCGTGGCGGATGACGGCGTCGGCGAGCTCGTCGAGCCGCAGCCGCAGCTTGAGGTCGACGTGCAGGCCGACGTCCGGCGCCTCGTCGGCGAAGAAGGCGAAGGCCTCGTCGAGCGTGGGCAGCTCCGGCGCGACCTCGCGCAGCTCCTCGAGCGTGCGGTCGCGGACGCGGCCCGCGGCCGCGCCGTGGCTGACCTCGTCGAGGCGGTCGGAGTGGGCGAGCACCAGCGGGCCGCGCGGCAGATCGAGCACGTCGAACTCGATCAGGTCGACCCCCGCCTCGAGGGCGGC encodes:
- a CDS encoding helix-turn-helix domain-containing protein; translation: MHPTPAETARSIGSRVRVARARAGLRQDELALAAGVSTRLVHTIEAGKATTRLDGLLRVLGALGLALDVVDRTPSGRG
- a CDS encoding type II toxin-antitoxin system HipA family toxin; translated protein: MPAAPASRLDVWLRGELVGRLDRIGPERYRFSYTPETVERHGEGALLLSASLPVRAERYPSAATKPFFEGLLPEGSARGTIARGFGLSEANGFGLLERLGADCAGAVAVVPEGEVPAGGDQGVEWLDEDALARRIRELPRSPLGVDAAEGRVRLSLAGVQEKLVVVRGADGRIGEPTGGAPSTHILKPGDERYAGLVENEAFCLRVVAEAGLRAASAEVIRVEALPRLLVERFDRAVVDDRVERIHQEDVCQALGVLPAAKYEQEGGPSLAAVVDLLRRLGAAGLARDLNDLVLLTVANVLLGNADAHGKNVALLLEPGHAARLAPAYDIVATNVYPGLSRKLAMAIGGARDPDAVDAGAWRRLAREAGLGGGIVGIVREHAQRVVDAARTARGVARDEGWHHAVIDDIVRVAEQRALRLGHGQAFPIPRFRKSRNGTR
- a CDS encoding substrate-binding periplasmic protein, which encodes MTAQASLPSLVDPGRLTLGCVDLDAPPLFSRADARGRRDGYEPAAAAAVAARLGLEVAWSFLAWSDFYPALENGRVDAIWCGQGMSDERRARADFTRPYAVFDESVVVRADDPASTPADLRGRRIGAIAGSTNMRLAETFPDVELVSFAGTADVFADMIRALRAGEVDGFVDDDVVMVPLDAEPDMRLAFTLPTRNRWGVAVRKGDDPLREALDEALAGAIDDGALEAAWSRWMPWLAFPLPAA
- a CDS encoding IS1096 element passenger TnpR family protein, with protein sequence MRVLAVEAVIVPYSSLTPAPTTRVSRTIAIRDDQTLEQLHEALRLAFGWFDPHLYSFWVGGNFWDRNVPHYTAPFEIEEMGKDALSARTPIREVGLKKGSTLAYVFDFGDEWRLALKVVDTWPATAAAYPMLVDAEGIPPPQYPDLDEDD
- a CDS encoding transposase, which produces MVVRPPRIELAGGVFHVVVRGNERALVFRDDRDRERFLEILGEVAVRYRWRVLAYCLMGNHFHLLVMTLEPTLARGMRQLNGVYAQWFNRRHRRVGHLFQGRYKAVSVQTDAHLRRTVRYVVRNPIRARLSSRPQQWRWTSHHATVGSAAAGIVAVDELLACFADDRAEALRCYRVMVETLEEPPPSRHPLVVGDDVFVAGRLACVPRDPEFTRAMLRPPRPTLDDLVGAADDSEGIVIAHIEHGYSLREIATHIGCSVTTVHRRVHAGGDGGRSSAAPAAGGTKKT
- a CDS encoding response regulator — protein: MSETREITVLLADDHEVVREGLRLALLRSPHIRVVGEAPDGETAVTLAERRRPDVVIMDLRMPEMDGIEATEEIVRRVPDAKVLIFTAYSERALLQRGLESGARGYILKEASHETLLRAIEKVAAGETFVDPALMSSLTVGKDGSDVLTHREREILQLLAEGMSNADVATQLFISPETVKSHVRHILTKLEAETRTQAVAIALREAMID
- a CDS encoding sensor histidine kinase, encoding MSDDGAAERLRAERDERRRLGELIHDGPVQQLAALAQMLDAARQALAAGDGEAADRIAARALEVSREASVDLREIVSSIEPEALRREGFAAAVGELTARLAARRGIAIELDVQAGDRLGEGARSALYQIVREALDQALRRGPPTRVSVSVTETPAGVELRVGDDGAQERRQAVLDGLAARAAELNGAFSSSTTETGTWIAVRLPPTAARR
- a CDS encoding 4Fe-4S dicluster domain-containing protein gives rise to the protein MTYIISEPCIDIKDKSCIDVCPVDCIHEFDRMLVIDPEECIDCGACEPECPVEAIFPEDALPDKWQPFVKINYAFPEGAAVINALVEQYATEHDVHNEPPE
- a CDS encoding cytochrome c biogenesis CcdA family protein, with protein sequence MGLTELPVALLAGFVSFLAPCVLPLVPGYLSAVSAVEADRLGERGSARRVVLASIPFVLGFTAVFVALGVGAQLVGAGLFRDQFLLERVAGFVLVVFGLAFMGLLPWPERLVGAGLVQGARSRGSRLALGGAFAVCAAPCIGPVLAAILVLAGSSDTAAQGALLLAVYSLGVAIPFVLAGALFTRTMGAFRWIRSHYVAIQLVSGAIMVALGLLLFFGRFYVLRVYLNRFLERFGLEPVF
- a CDS encoding cytochrome c-type biogenesis protein, which translates into the protein MIGRVALLLALAAVLAAPALAGGRPSQADLEGEIVCPTCRTTLDQSTAPIATRMKAFIRARIAAGDSAAEIKAQLVDQFGPGVLAEPPKRGFDLLAWLLPIGGVAVGAVTVGVLAWGWSRRREGDDDPGGGPPLDSELERRLDEELARFDG
- a CDS encoding TlpA disulfide reductase family protein gives rise to the protein MSGRARMAGQAAALAAVVALLALLVWKVAFGSGDGAAGQLARGDNPVAPPFALPRIDAAGGTLSLPALRGKAVVVNFWASWCIPCKDEAPALQATYVRYRDQGLVIVGVDAQDFRQDARRFMKRYGVTYPVVYDGSGSTLGAWGVTGFPETFFVDRQGRLVGERIQGGIDTDRNKDAFAQGVALALGTAR
- a CDS encoding L,D-transpeptidase family protein, with protein sequence MTRGLKIAVFSTSGAAGFLCAALLALVPAAGADEGTTGGTTTDTVTTAPSTGATTTAPPPVAQPKTIAAGVTVGGALVGGLAPAQARAILRQRFARPLTLVAGPGARITIAPQRLGASARLDEALALAARVKRPGFVVPLQVDVDRARVERFVARLGARFRRDPVDAELKLRNLVPFATKDVPGRRLKELIAAREIVKALKTHARDPLTLPFEQIAPAVSSDDLGRAIVIRRGSNRLFFYEVARRSKLIRAFKVATGLAQYPTPLGRFEVIDKQRYPWWYPPVGSDWAKDAKPIPPGPGNPLGTRWMGLSAPYVGIHGTPDAASVGYSASHGCIRMLIPQAEWLFSRVSIGTPVIVVAA
- a CDS encoding glycerophosphodiester phosphodiesterase — translated: MARAATAPAAALGPARMIALGRREDGRVLRIGHRGAAALAPENTLRSFRAALEAGVDLIEFDVLDLPRGPLVLAHSDRLDEVSHGAAAGRVRDRTLEELREVAPELPTLDEAFAFFADEAPDVGLHVDLKLRLRLDELADAVIRHGLASRTVVSGVHVPSLAAVARRAAGVRVGITYPDDRMSISHRPYLWPVVSLGLTTMRAFVPLRIERLARRAGAAAVMLQHRLVTPAAVTRAHAAGLPVLAWTVDEPADLLRVVAAGVDGVISNDPRIFAATLGS